The window AGTAATTGGCTAAATAGAGCGGCGCAAAGAGCACGATGCGCGGGCCGTAAATTTTTTGCTTAACTTTTTTAGCGGTGCTGAACAGTGCCTCACGTTGCTGTTCAGTATTAATATGCAGTAAAGCGGCGGCCTCTGTTAAGGTTAGCCCTTTGCCTAAAGCGGCTTTAGCTAACACGGTTTCTATATTTAAATTTTGGCCAGCGGTTAGGGCTTGGTTCATTAAGCTTTCGTTAGCGATGGCTTGGGTTATATGCTGCTGGTTCATGGTGTTTCCTTTAATTAACTCTATTATTCTTATAGTTTTTAGTAATTAAATTTATTTGCTCACAAATACTCTTGACAAGATAAGGGAATAAAATTATTGTAAGTTTATAACCCTTAATAGGCTTTGGTAAACAGAACGCCAAATTATAAGGAAAAATCTTTATAAGGAGGTGAAAAATGATGGCTGTAAATAAAATAATACGAGCAGTCCTGTTTACGCTGTACTTGCTCGTATTTATACAAAAGCTGTATTAAACATACAGTCTGGCATTTCTTAAGGTGGTTACAGCCACCTTAAGTTTTTATACCTACATAGTACCTTGTTTTTTAATTAAAGTCAAGTAAAAATAATAAGTGATTATTCCTTTAACCTTCATTATAGAAAGAGCTATCAATTTCTTCTCCTAATTTGAATGGTAACTTCCACTTTCCATAAGCTATATATTTTGTAGTCCCCATTAATCTGTCAATCACATGCTGCCTATCCCAAACTGCGGTTAATTCCATTCCTTTACATTTTTTTTCAGTAGCCGGTGTAATTTCACCACGATTATAGATGGAGAATTTGCCGGTAAAAATATCTTTCATGTAAGTTGGCAGGCCCCAAGCATCGGCGTCATTTTCAAAAGGAATGTTTCCTACCACAGGCCACACACCATCAGTAAGTAAGTCGGCGTATACGCATACAAAAAAATCATATTCATCGTCTTTTTTAGGAATTTCATTCAAGTTATTGGCTTTTTTTTATAAATGGCCAAAACACCCTCTTTATACATCCTTCCAAAAACATAAGTATCATTAGGGAGTGTTATAGCATAAATATTTCCTAATTTTCTTTTCTTTACCCCTTTTTTTATTTTAACTCCTCCCCATAATTCCCCTGCGTCTCACTTACCGTGCGGCCCAGCGCGGCCAACATAGTAGTAACCTTAGCTCGCCGTTCAGCAATGCTAAGCTCATCACTCTTACGCGGGTACAAAGCGTATAAATTTTCATAATTGGCGGGCTCGGCCTTTTGCATAAGCACGTTGGCGCCGCAGTCCATTGCCTGTTCAGGGCTAGGTAATAAGCTTAACAAAGCGCTGGTAGCGGGGATTAAAGCCTTTGGGCACAACAACCTCGCCAGTGCCATCGCCCGTTTAGTTAAGCCCACATCACCATTGGGGTGGCCGGCTAGCGGTGTGCCCGGCCCGCTAATAAATACGCCAATACTTATCATATTAAAATTATAATTTTGAAGAAACAGAATATCGGCAGCAATATCGGCTAGCGTTTGCTCGGGTAAACCGATGAGAATGCCGCTGCCCGTTTGGTAACCTATCTGCATTAAATTACGCGCGGCCTGTAATCTATCACTTAATAAATCGCCATGATGAAGTTTTTTATACAGTTCAGCATTACCTATTTCATGTTTG is drawn from Spirochaetaceae bacterium and contains these coding sequences:
- the hydE gene encoding [FeFe] hydrogenase H-cluster radical SAM maturase HydE; the encoded protein is MNIQQLLTQLETTHQATPAGIEYLLANEAEQDLLFAAAERVRRNYVGNSVQLRAVIEFSNYCKCRCVYCGINFGNDKLPKFRLTKEQILSAADSAAKAGYKTFVLQSGEDESYTKEYLAEIIAEITQKYGDTAITLSVGERPYSHYEAWFKAGAKRFLLKHEIGNAELYKKLHHGDLLSDRLQAARNLMQIGYQTGSGILIGLPEQTLADIAADILFLQNYNFNMISIGVFISGPGTPLAGHPNGDVGLTKRAMALARLLCPKALIPATSALLSLLPSPEQAMDCGANVLMQKAEPANYENLYALYPRKSDELSIAERRAKVTTMLAALGRTVSETQGNYGEELK